tcccgtggctcgtagcgggcttgtcgccggtctccatctccctcttggtgtgatctctcgacatcacttcgagcggttaggctctaatgaagcaccaggctctgataccaattgaaagtcgcctagaggggggtgaatagggcgaaactgaaattctcaaaaataatcacaactacaagccgggttagcgttagaaatataatcgagtccgcgagagaggtcgcaaaacaaatcgcaagagaataaggagtgtgacatgcggatttgttttaccgaggttcgattctcgcaaacctactccccgttgaggaggccacaaaggtcgggtctctttcaacccttaccctctctcaaacggtcccgcggaccgagtgagctttctcttctcaatcacttggaacacaaagttcccacaaggaccaccacaagattggtgtctcttgcctcaattacaagtgagtttgatcgcaagaaagaatcaagaaagaagaaagcaatccaagcgcaagagctcgaaagaacacaagcaaatctctctcactagtcactaaagctttgtgtggaatttgggagaggatttgatctcttgagtgtgtctagaattgaatgctagagctcttgtaagtagttgagaagtggaaaacttggatgcaatgaatggtgggtggttgggggtatttatagccccaaccaccaaactagccgtttggtgaggctgtctgttcgatggcgcaccggacagtccggtgacagccacgtcaccaaaagccattgggttcgaccgttggagctctgtcttctgggcccgcctggatgtccggtggcgcaccggacatgcactgtagattgtccggtgcgccagcatgggcgtgcctaacCTCTgcacgcgcagcgcgcgcatttaatgcgtcgcaggtagccgttggcgccgaagtagtcgttgccccactgatacaccggacagtccggtgcacaccggacagtccggtgaattttagcggagcagctgaagtgaatttccgaggctggcgagttcctgaggccgctcttccttggagcaccggacatgtccggtgtacaccggacagtccggtgaattatagcggagtcgcctctagaatttcccgaaggtgacgagtttgaagtttgagtcctctggtgcaccggacatgtccggtggcacaccggacagtccggtgcgccagaccagaggtgccttcggttgtcccttgctcctttgtttgaacccaatacttggtctttttattggctaagtgtgaacctttggcacctgtataacttatgcactagagcaaactagttagtccaaatatttgtgttgggcaattcaaccaccaaaattaattagggactaggtgtaagcctaattccctttcaataagcaagggagtaactactcgctcaagattagctaacttttgtgagcattactcgtttgtctcttctattgagcctttcagggtagaagaggccttgcaggatccggattaggtgttggccatgtaggaagagctcaacaacttcaagagaaatgaagtttggagcctggtgccacgtccaaagcaaaatgttgtgggaaccaagtgggtgttccgcaataagcaagacgagcacagggtggtgacaagaaacaaggctcgacttgtggaaaaaggttatgcccaagtcgcaggtttggatttcgaggagacttttgctcctgtggctaggctagagtctattcgaatattattagcctatgccgctcaccactctttcaggttgtttcaaatggatgtgaagagcgctttcctcaacgggccaatcaaggaggaagtatacgtggaacaacccctggctttgaggatgacaggtatcccgaccatgtttttaagctctctaaggcgctctatggacttaagcaagccccaagagcatggtatgaatgccttagagatttcttaattgctaatgctttcaaggttgggaaagccgatcccactctttttactaagacttgtgatggtgatcttcttgtgtgccaaatttacgtcgatgacataatatttggttctactaatcaaaagtcttgtgaggagtttagcagggtgatgactcaaaagttcgagatgtcaatgatgggcgagttgacctacttccttgggttccaagtgaagcaactcaaggacggcactttcctctcccaaacaaagcacacacaagatcttctcaagcggtttgggatgaaggacgccaagcccgcaaagacaccgatgggaaccgacgggcatgtcgacctcaacaaaggaggtaagttcgttgatcaaaaggcatatcggtctatgatagggtcattactttatttatgtgctagtagacaggaccttatgctaagtgtatgcatgtgtgctagatatcaatccgaccccaaggaatgtcaccttgtggccgttaagcgaattcttagatatttagttgctacgccttgcttcgggatctggtatccaaaggggtctacctttgacttaattggatacgtagactccgattatgccgggtgcaaggtagataggaagtacatcagggacgtgctaattcctaggaaggtccctagtgtcctggagttctaagaaacaaacatctattgccctatccaccgctgaggccgagtatgttgctgcaggacagtgttgcgtgcaactactttggattaggcaaaccctccaggactttggctacaatctgagcaaagtcccactcctatgtgacaatgagagtgcaatccgcatggcggataatcctattgaacacagccgcactaagcacatagacatccggcatcacttcctaagggatcaccagcaaaagggagatatcgagatttttcATATTAgcgccgagaaccagctagccgatatcttcaccaagccattggatgagaaaacattttgcaggttgcgtagtgagctaaatgtcttagattcgcgtaacttagattgatctatagcatacatgtgttctatgcctttgatcatattactttgaagcatttgcattacttattgtatatctgtggtgctcaagttgtacaagacctccccggaccttacaagtccatatgcaaatggtgtgcttatttagggggagatatgctacaacttgaccctttgagactaacctttgtgtttgagtattcttgatgtagtctcaaaagtgcattgaaagggaaaggtgaacttggacaatgcaaagacttccactgcactctagtattagtgtactcacctccaagttcatacgtatgctctcattgcctttttgctcttaattaacATTTTTTGTGAGGCAAATGTGGTTAAAGGGGCCAagaatgatctcgttttggtgcttaatgccaaagggggagaaattaaggccaaagcaaatggatcagctaccacttgtgaattttgaaaacaatagagttagaacttttgatttgtccaaaatactcttattgcaaaatttggtctcttgtggggagaatttttgattatgggaaaaaggggagttttggtacttgatcaaatttctccattgaaatatctctctttgtgcctaaacaagtgtgtttgacttagagatagaaaaatgaatttgatttgcaaaaacaaaccaagtggtggcaaagagcgatccaaatattccaaattatagtaaaaacaatttggtcttcaattgcattgattttgcacttctcttgttgctttttgttgtgttggcataaatcaccaaaaagggggagattgaaagggaaatgtgcctttggacaatttcaataatgttttggtgattaagtgaccaataAGTTTAATTAAGTTATCATGTGCCAAGCAaagagaaaagtgcaaatcaaagataaaggtacgtttctagacttagtacattgttttgagtactaacatattttgtctaagtgctagaaacagggagaGAAGAATTGGAAAAGGACTTGTCTCTGTGCAGCCAACTcctgctcggcttggcacaccggactgtccggtggtgcaccggacagtgtccggtgcgctaggctggttcgcgtgaaaaggctgctctcgggactcgacggcggcgtatggctataattcaccggaccgtccgatggtgcaccggactgtccggtgagtcatccgcggtgaACTCGTTGCCCTCGCCTCCTCGGGAAAAGCAAAAAGGCGACGTCGCTATAAttctccggtggtgcaccggactgtccggtgagccaatggtcaccagcgccaacggtcggccgcgcaatctacgcgcgacacgtggcagctccaacggtcggcggggggcaccagactgtccggtgtgcaccggacagtgtccggtgcgccaacgagcccggagttgcaacggtcggatgcaccTAATTTGGAAggcgatcgcgcaccggacagctacagggactgtctggtggtgcaccggactgtccggtgcaccacccgacagaaggcaagtttggccttccaagttggcctccaacggctcctagctgccttggggctataaaagggacccctaggcacatggaggagtcaccccaagcattcactaagcatcctaagacttcaagactccaacttcacgcatttgattctttgtgatagtgatttgagctccatttgagttgtgaactccctgtgttgcatttcgagctcaagtcttgacttgtgtgcgtggttgtgctgcgtatttgagtctcgTGTGTGTTgcacttcccaaccttactccgtgctttctttgtgatatctattgtaagggcgagaggctccaatttgtggagattcctcgcaaacgggaacaatcatctaaaggaaaaatcgtggtattcaagttgatcatcggatcacttgaaaggggttgagtgcaaccctcgtccattgggatgccacaacgtggaagtaggcaagtgttacttggccaaaccacgggataaaaatcgtgtgtcttgtgttgctctctctgtgattgtttatGTTCACAAGAAcccgcttcaagctacttagtcgttctaactcttataactaagttttgtggctattagcgtTAGAATTTTacgggatcacctattcacccccccctctaggtgctctcagtggtaCCATACTATTGACCGTTCAAGATTCAGACCCTCTCTCTTCTACCAACTTGAAATTGTATTATTTATAATGTTCATGACACCCATATAAAAATATGTTGACACCAGCAAACCTCAAGGCTAGCTTTGCCCCTGCCATCAACCTTACATCTATAATCACCACGAGGTCAGCACGGCCCAGGTTCGACTCCTATGTCATGCCTTGCTAATCCACAGATTCATCAAGTGTTCCTTCTTGTCACAATCTACCTTTATTATAAAATTGATGTTATGTCATATGCCAAACAACAAATAATTAATATCGTGTGAAATTTGAATTTCTCTAACATGCTCAACCAACCTTACCCCTTCGCGGTCGACGTTTATCGTCCTTGAGAACATCTGACCAATAGAAATAATAAATATTCAACCTGAGAATACCTTTTTTTAGGTTTTGCAAACGTGGAAGAATATTAGACAGATCACGTAGACCGTTCCCATGGACCATCTGGTGTTCTACATATTAGGGGTTATTGTGTTTTTGTCCCTAGCAATTATGATTACCCCCAAAATTTAACTTTATTATTTCGGTCCTTCTTTTCAAAACGAAGAACAAATTTGGGCCTATTCTGTTAGAGGCACCTGACGGTGTGAAAATACAGAGGCATAATCACAATTACCCTTCATTTTTAGTTGTGAATTTGCCCCTACTTTTTGAATTTGGTTATTCTGGAATTGTGATTTTGCCCTTCTATTTCACACACACTGTGAAGTGCCTCTATCAGAACAGGCCCAAACTTGTTCTTTGTTTTTAAAAAATAAGACCTGAAATCACAAAGTTAAAtttaattggtaaaatcacaattgcACTCCCATCCAGGCAATAGCCCCTACATATTATTGTAGTCCATATGTTATACAATATTAGAAATCATGTCATGTAGTCTTGTTTATTAGATCGTACTCATCTTGCATCATGCATTCAGTAGATGATGATGCATCATTTCACAGAAGATGTTAAAACCGTAGAAGCTCGAAACTTGATCCTCCCATTATGGAAAGTATATGCTTTGTTGGTGGTACCATACTATTGATCATTCAAGCTTCAGACCCTCTCTCTTCTATCAACTTGAAATTGTTCTTGGGTTGGATGCTACTGACTAATTAAGAGGTGCTTGGTCATAATGAGAcatccttggaagttgaggatGATAGATTTCAAAGTGATTAGACTGTTGGTGCACTAACGCGCTTGAAGCTAAATGATGGGTGTTGAGACCTTGATGTTGGACATATTGTGGCACATAACCTAGTGGGCAATAAGATTATATGTGGCATACTTCCTTCAGTTGACTTGATTGATTAGTTGCTGCTAACTCTTTTTGTTTCCGTATGGTAATGTTGCAATATTTGGTCGTGTGACCTTTGTCTTCTTTATAAAAGACATAATACAACATTCATGGTTAGGCACCTTGTGAATGCCTTCCCCCAAAATTATGTCTTCTTTTGCCCCTCTTGATGGTTGTCCATGCCAAAGGTTGCTTTGTTGGCTTTGTCGAGGGCGGCTTGTGGATAAAGTAATGAAAATTCATCAATATTATCTTGGCCATAATATTCATAATGAGTTTATGTTATTTATTGTTGATGTCGCTAAAAGATATATTTTTGGTGTCATCAAGGGTGTCAAATATTTTAGTATTATATTGGATTGTAATTCAGATATTTCTCATGAAGAATAGATGACTTTAATTGTGTGTTGTATcaaactgtaacaccctgaatttgggggtataaaatttcttttctaatatccaccaaattcaggtgttactctctcagttcttcgctttcctttctcttttccctaaaaatggagaatcattttgttttatattagcgtaaacctagtggaatgagccctagaggcactttggttgttgcattcatgccgttgcatggtgtttctaagtgcaaaatgtgtttgaaacatgttaacatatcttatagaagcgctcggtaaattttcatatttttcggaatatttttctattttccggaaaccaaaatctatttatttgtggaacttaaaaatgtttttagaaattctaattatgttttttgagttcattaggtcccaaaacatttataggaatttttctggaatttttgaaagtatctataatattttgagcacaaaatatggatttctaggctttttcgaattttaaaaatagtaaaatccaaattttaactgaatttttatctcgtccaaaccctaggtatatatacatgtccggcttcatctcgtcgagcccgttccagaacaccaaacgtttcccccaaatccaatccctagctcccggtattgctcgccgaagtttggggcggttccaactccagcgacaactccggcgagcaattactcccaatccgtgcatcgtctgccgaatccgagggtaccgttgcgttcgtctcgtcgaaggcttcgtcgcagcgcgttcggttcatcgattggattcccaaatctccggcaatcgatggatttctcctcggctccggcgagggtcttcttccccggtgagaaacctccattgttgcacctagggtttcttcgtttcttcgttttcccgtccgtgcagagcctctcccccagtcagctgcctgtggtgggtttgtttacgttggctacgtttcgattctgtgtactttgatttatattatgtaaatgactctagtctttaatattattacttactctttcttGTTATTcgaggcattgtgctatgatgagtcatttatgtaatcgctatgtacgtgagttctgatcctggcacgtacatggttcgcattcggtttaccttccaaaaaccgggtgtgacacaaactATCAATGCTTCAAGTAGCACTCTCAGAGTGGAGTTCTTATGCTTCTTACAAGTGTATGACACATCAGGATTGGGGCTTTTATTGAATTGTTGGATCtattggtgaaagggaaatgtgcccttaggtcaTTTCTATAACTGTTTTGGTGATttgatgcccaacacaaatgcttTGAAATCTTATGTGTTAAACGAGCAAGAAGTACAAATCaaagacaaggtatgtttctagacttagtgaattgttttgtgagtactaacatgtttatctaagtgctagaaacagtgtcaAGTCAAGAAGATTCGAATTGGAAAaaggttggctgtgtacagcaaaCAGCAGCtcgggcctggcgcaccggactgtccggtggcgcaccggacaatgtccggtgccccaggctagcCGTCGATGAACCAGCTGCTCTCGGAAATGACGcggctataaatcactggactgtccggtggtgcaccagactgtccggtggtgcaccagactgtccggtgagtcgtcagcgacgaactcgtcgctctcgggaaaagaaaaaggagacatggctataattcaccggactgtccggtggtgcaccggactgtccggtgagccaacggccaacAGTCGTCCGCacgatcaacgcgcgacacgtggcccgcgccaacggtcggctgggtgcaccggacaatgtccggtgcgccaatcggcCCCGAGGagaaacggtcggatgcgcctgatATGGAAGGaggtcgcgcaccggacatgaacagtggctgtccggtgcaccactctatagaaggcaagaatggccttccaaattgatctccaacagctcctagctgccttggggctataaaagggacccctaggcgcatggagcagtacaccaagcttacaagaaacatcctaaggcacctagactctgcattcacgcaatcggatcatagttcttgagatttgagcactttcgagttgtaaactcctctcactgtgtttgtgtgctcacttcttcacttgtgtgcatggtgttgctgcggatttgagtcttgtgtgtgttgctttccctcccttactcttgtgcttctttgtgatctctattgtaagggcgagagactccaaattgtggagattcctcgcaaccggaaaaaaatactctaaaggaaaagaacatggtattcaagtcgaccattggatcacttgaaaggggttgagtgcaaccctcgtccattgggacgccacaacgtggaagtaggcaagtgttacttggccgaaccacgggataaaaatcgcgtgtctcgtgtgttgcttcttgtgattgtttttgaccgcacgagcgtgttccatagccacttgatttcaccaACACcttaataatcaagtttgtggctatttagtgtttgatttttacaggtcacctattcacccccctctaggtgctctcaattggagcTTTTGAATTGAATGTTTATGATATGAGAGGTTAGGTTTATGAAAATGGTTCTAATATGTAGGGAAAACACTAGTGTGTTCTAAAGCGTTTGCTTGAGATTAATCCAAGAGCAGTATACTTGGCATGCACTTGTCATTGCTTAAATCTCACTATGTGATATGGAACAATCATGTACCAAAGCTATTTCATTCTTTGGTGTTATACAACGAATATATGCACTATTCTCATGTTCCACTAAAAGGTTGTAGATTTTGCTTGATAATGTTCCCAAGCTGATAGTTAAATCTTTATCCAATTCTCATTGGGAGAGTTGAATATGGGGTCGTTTGGCAGAGAGCTCCCACAGCTCCGCTCCCAGCGAGAATCACTCCTGCTGAGCCAACGATAAAAATCTGAATTGATTCATGGTGGGAGTGGAGTGAATCTAGTCTCTATTTTGTATTAAAAAGTGGGAGCCAGAAAAACCTGTTTTCCACCACTCCCAACCTGCTCCCCACCCTTTTACCCCTCAGGAATCACTTCACATCCTATTTGTTAAACAGTTTTCGTCAAATAGATTCACTTCCGGTAGAGAATCAATTAGAATCACTCTATTAAAGAATCAGCTTTCGGAGCTAGAGAATCATGGAGTGGAGCTCTACCAAATGAGCCCTCAAAGATATCAAGTACCAAACACCACAAATAAGGgtagctttatttgaagtgcagaaATGTTCTATAGATGACCCAACAGGACTAAATGATGCTCAATGTTTAGTAACTGGAGTTGAGAACTTTGAGTTTTTATGTGGGTATGGTTATTTGGCATGACATTTTATTTTCTATAAATTTGATGAGTAAGAAATTGCAATCTTAGATTATGTCCATAGATGCTACACTAGAACAAATTAAAGGGGTCATCTTGTATTTTAAGAAGTATAGAGATGAAAGTTTTAGTTATATCATTGAAATGGCAAAAGAAATTGTAGAAGAGATGGATATAGAGCCAATGTTTCTTAAAAACCATCAAAGTAAAAGAAAGATACATTTTGATGAGCAAATGGTCGAGATGGGGAAGAAACACTATCAGCTATAGAGTCTTTCAGAGTTAATTATTTTCTTGTCATGATTGATATGGCAATTACTTCATTGAATAGTCTATTCGAACAATTGAATGTATTTGAAAACTTGCTTGGTTTCTTATTAAATTTAGAGAACCTAAAGTCTATGGATGGTCGTGATTTATGAAAGTGTTATACAACTTTTGCCTGGATTTCTACTATGCACCATAGACGATGGTCATGAATTTATAGGTCATCTGAGCTGACTCACAAGCAATGGAAAAATTATCTACATTCAAGATGTAAATGTACTTCTTTGCAACCTCTCACATCCACCACCTAAAGACCCACAAAAACAGATCAAAAAATTTACAACTTAACCTTTGGTAATTTGTTTTTCTTCTATTCATGTGGACCTCCAGGTGATAGACGTGAGGGACTGCAAAAGAAGGTGTTTACATGTGGAATGCAAAGATTTTCTCAAATCCAAATGGTCAGCCAACAGGCTAACCTTGGACGTGGCCATATCTGTTAGACCTCTTTTGGTTAAAAGTACTTTCTCTCTTAAAATATAGTTTTTTATAGCTTAGTTTTTTCGATCTACATTCATTTAAATGATAATAAATAAAGACATACATTGAAACTATACATTTATGTGTTACTCATTGAATATGTAATTAGTCTAAAATAAATTATATTTTGTGACTGTCATATTTTAGTTAAAAATGAATTAGGGGGCGATAAATATTCAATAATGAACTAGTATAGTAGGTGTATCTCTCTGACACAGCGTATCATTTGAAAATTTCGACAGTAATATTTTTATTTTCTGTGGACGATTCAAAGTTATCCGATTAACCGCTGAAAGCAGCAGATGATTTTCTATATCCCCCATGCGTCGTCATACTTTCACCTTGTGATGTAGCCAATGAAATCGTCGAGATCCTTACGCGAGTTCCCGCCGTCAGCCACGGAGGCGCGAACCGCCTCCCCGAGCTCCTTGGCCCGCTGCCGCACCGCCATCCCGCTGTCGGATAGCATTGCCTCCTCGATCACCTTTTGGATGGCCTGCGCCGGTACGATTTCAGCGTGTTTCTCCCAGGGCCTGACCAGGAGCCCTGCCTTGAAGTACTTGCACAGAAGCTCCGAGTCCCACGGCTGGTCGGAGTGCATGGGCCAGGCAAGCACCGGCTTCCCGTGGCTCAGGCTCTCGATGGTCGAGTTCCAGCCGCAGTGGCTCATGAAGGCCGCCGTGGCGCCGTGCGCCAGGATCTCCAGCTGCGGCGCCCACCCGGTGATGACCAGCCCCGTGCCCTCGGTCTCCCTGGTGAACTCGGACAGGAACATGGCGTGCCGGCTCTCGCCGGACTCGGCGTATATGTCGGCGCGGTCGGCGTCGCGCAGCACCCAGACGAAACGCTGCTTGCTGCCCTTGAGCGCCGCGGCGAGCTCGGCGACTTGGTCGGCGTGGAGGCACGAAGTCGTGCCGAACGAGACGTAGAGCACCGACTCCGGCGGCTGCCTGTCGAGCCACTCCAGGCACTCGTGCCGCGCCTGCCCCGGCGGCGTCGTCGGGGCGTCCGCATCGAGCAGGAGCGGGTTGAGCGGGCCGACCGCGAAGAACCTCTGGCCTTGGAACGGCGGCTGCGCGGCGACCACGTCGAGGAACTCGCCCTCCAGCGCGCGGCACGTGTTCATGACCAAGCCGGCGACGGGCGCgccctgctcctcctcctccatccGGAAGACGAGGTCCACGAACTCCCTGGACATGCAGGCGTCGGGGGGCAGGAACTGGAGGCCGTAGTCGCTGAGGAGGCGGTGGCCCGGGTCCAGCCACCCAACGTTGTACGAGATGGCGACGCACTGCAGGCCGAACGCGTCGGCGTTGGCCAGCCGCGCCGCCTCCGTGGCGGCGAAGGGGTTGAGGCGGTCGAAGACGACGGCCACGCGGCGGTAGCTGGTGGACAGGCGCTGGAGGAGGGCCGCGAGCGGGGCGCGCGCCGCGGCGGCGAAGGCCTCGAACATGGGCATGAGGTGGTTCGGGAACGGCGACGGCG
This portion of the Zea mays cultivar B73 chromosome 2, Zm-B73-REFERENCE-NAM-5.0, whole genome shotgun sequence genome encodes:
- the LOC541881 gene encoding cis-zeatin O-glucosyltransferase 1, with protein sequence MAVDTMESVAVVAVPFPAQGHLNQLLHLSLLLASRGLSVHYAAPPPHVRQARARVHGWDPRALGSIRFHDLDVPPYDSPAPDLAAPSPFPNHLMPMFEAFAAAARAPLAALLQRLSTSYRRVAVVFDRLNPFAATEAARLANADAFGLQCVAISYNVGWLDPGHRLLSDYGLQFLPPDACMSREFVDLVFRMEEEEQGAPVAGLVMNTCRALEGEFLDVVAAQPPFQGQRFFAVGPLNPLLLDADAPTTPPGQARHECLEWLDRQPPESVLYVSFGTTSCLHADQVAELAAALKGSKQRFVWVLRDADRADIYAESGESRHAMFLSEFTRETEGTGLVITGWAPQLEILAHGATAAFMSHCGWNSTIESLSHGKPVLAWPMHSDQPWDSELLCKYFKAGLLVRPWEKHAEIVPAQAIQKVIEEAMLSDSGMAVRQRAKELGEAVRASVADGGNSRKDLDDFIGYITR